In Leptospira congkakensis, one DNA window encodes the following:
- a CDS encoding SpoIIE family protein phosphatase, with amino-acid sequence MYQRENHLSRHNNPFPEILDDTVYVRILKDPNYWISQDLEDKIIQIIAQSLDISGILYHLGTESLITNAYDLLPLDDSRIDLEEMIQRLPILIGRLTRAVYLNLKPISDRKVLFIFKYLPEYQEKWYDAVFFQGMLNGLAVLFELKTFTIRMTKTRLFGIHVSHKELGEDIQFGADSNEYELEWSEDKMFLSRSRLTKDDVSNRHRVMVTSRMDSQLEEISIVDVKDVVRRSRELAIENRDLEAAVEVLKSFKQELEKKQLSMAKDLRLAKNIQKGLIPEIIPDWNGIQFWTGFTPMQEVSGDYYDYFPYNMDKLGVAVCDVSGHGVPAAFITALSKLLFSNYKKPKPSETFKLINRELLDLVKQQGYTTCVYVLIHDDYKVLYSIAGHPRPILFRAKTNKTEICEGDGTFLGMFPDAGETFSDFQIQLEPGDKLFLYTDGLTEAENDKGKAFGEDKLIEIIESCAEKSIQETVETILSIHKEFTMGTDPMDDITLLGLQLSPRLSEFNLIKSKGDEAYRNKQFSEAVTFYEKAHQILPRELDTQLLYGKALAYSGSFERAIQLLESYNKFKTNHFKSHSVLGYCYYQMEIFEKAELEWKKAHSINDSNLSNLYNMALLYKKLNEKKKMKDIIEKMKSIERTYLHILPLEKKWESLSDE; translated from the coding sequence GTGTACCAACGCGAGAATCATCTATCACGCCACAACAATCCATTTCCTGAAATTTTAGATGATACGGTTTATGTTCGAATTCTGAAAGATCCTAATTACTGGATCTCTCAAGATTTGGAAGATAAAATCATCCAAATCATAGCTCAGTCTCTGGACATTTCTGGAATTTTATACCATCTGGGAACAGAAAGTCTCATCACCAATGCTTATGATTTATTACCTCTTGATGATTCAAGGATTGATTTAGAGGAAATGATCCAACGTCTTCCTATTTTAATTGGTCGACTAACACGCGCAGTTTATTTAAATCTAAAACCAATTTCGGATCGTAAAGTTTTATTTATATTCAAGTATTTACCAGAGTACCAAGAGAAATGGTATGATGCTGTCTTTTTTCAAGGAATGCTAAACGGTCTAGCCGTTCTTTTTGAACTTAAAACGTTTACGATCCGGATGACAAAAACTCGGCTTTTTGGAATCCATGTTTCGCATAAAGAGTTAGGTGAAGACATTCAGTTCGGAGCCGACTCCAATGAGTATGAGTTGGAGTGGTCGGAAGATAAAATGTTTTTGTCTAGATCTCGATTGACAAAAGACGATGTATCGAACCGCCATCGTGTGATGGTGACATCTCGTATGGATTCTCAGTTGGAAGAAATTTCGATTGTGGATGTCAAAGATGTAGTAAGAAGGTCCAGGGAACTTGCGATTGAAAACAGGGATTTGGAAGCAGCCGTTGAAGTTTTAAAATCTTTCAAACAAGAGTTGGAAAAAAAACAACTCTCCATGGCAAAAGACTTACGTCTGGCAAAAAACATACAGAAAGGATTAATTCCAGAAATCATTCCCGACTGGAATGGAATCCAGTTTTGGACTGGGTTTACTCCGATGCAAGAAGTCAGCGGTGATTATTATGATTATTTTCCGTATAACATGGATAAATTGGGGGTAGCTGTTTGTGATGTGTCCGGTCACGGAGTTCCTGCGGCATTCATTACTGCTTTGTCTAAGTTATTGTTTTCGAATTATAAAAAACCAAAACCATCGGAAACATTCAAACTCATCAATCGAGAACTTTTAGATTTAGTCAAACAACAAGGATATACAACTTGTGTTTATGTTTTAATTCATGATGATTATAAAGTTTTGTATTCCATTGCCGGACATCCAAGGCCAATATTGTTTCGTGCGAAAACAAACAAAACTGAAATTTGTGAAGGGGATGGAACTTTCCTCGGAATGTTCCCTGATGCTGGCGAAACTTTTTCGGATTTTCAAATCCAATTGGAACCTGGTGATAAATTATTTTTATACACTGATGGACTCACAGAGGCAGAAAATGATAAAGGAAAAGCTTTTGGAGAAGACAAACTTATCGAAATCATAGAATCTTGCGCGGAAAAATCCATCCAAGAAACGGTAGAAACCATTCTTAGCATCCACAAAGAATTTACTATGGGTACAGATCCCATGGATGATATCACTCTTCTCGGCCTTCAGTTATCACCCAGATTATCAGAATTTAATTTGATCAAATCCAAAGGTGATGAAGCTTATCGGAACAAACAATTTTCAGAGGCAGTTACCTTTTATGAAAAAGCACATCAAATTTTACCTCGCGAACTAGATACCCAACTTCTATATGGAAAAGCATTGGCTTATAGTGGTAGTTTTGAAAGAGCCATTCAATTGTTAGAATCTTATAATAAATTCAAAACCAATCATTTTAAGTCACATTCTGTTTTGGGATATTGTTATTACCAAATGGAAATATTTGAAAAAGCGGAACTTGAATGGAAAAAAGCGCACTCCATTAATGATTCTAATTTATCTAACTTATACAACATGGCGTTACTTTATAAAAAATTAAATGAAAAGAAAAAAATGAAAGATATCATCGAAAAGATGAAATCGATTGAAAGAACTTATCTTCATATCCTTCCACTTGAAAAGAAGTGGGAGTCTTTATCCGATGAATAG